A genomic stretch from Betaproteobacteria bacterium includes:
- a CDS encoding pyridoxamine 5'-phosphate oxidase family protein — MDKRDHLIGMLQDFETAMLFTRSARGMLCGRPMALAEVQDDGTLYFCTDLDAAKVRELTADPHAAVAVQEKDRFASLSGFARIDTDRERIDRLWKDSWKLWFPRGKDDPDLCLIQFGPHPKARVSGIQRLARTALRRPRGQGVSGRCPGNTTRTRTRRFS, encoded by the coding sequence ATGGACAAACGCGACCATCTCATCGGCATGCTGCAGGACTTCGAGACGGCCATGCTCTTCACACGCAGCGCCAGGGGCATGCTGTGCGGCCGGCCCATGGCGCTGGCCGAAGTGCAGGACGACGGAACGCTCTACTTCTGCACCGATCTGGACGCGGCCAAGGTGCGCGAGCTGACCGCGGATCCTCATGCCGCGGTGGCGGTGCAGGAGAAGGACCGGTTCGCGTCGCTGTCCGGATTCGCCCGCATCGACACGGACCGCGAACGCATCGACCGGCTGTGGAAGGACAGCTGGAAGCTCTGGTTTCCGCGGGGCAAGGATGATCCGGATCTGTGCCTCATCCAGTTCGGACCCCACCCGAAGGCGAGAGTATCGGGGATACAGCGGCTCGCGCGGACTGCGCTTCGTCGTCCGCGCGGCCAAGGCGTATCTGGAAGGTGCCCGGGGAACACGACGAGGACCAGAACGCGCAGGTTTAGCTGA
- a CDS encoding PAS domain S-box protein, producing MQDIDEAKRSRGTIEALALQMRDRVDELETLLQALPVGVFVARDPQCTEITMNEAGAALLRLPRDGNASKTGAGADRLPFRVFAQGRELAGNELPMQRAAREGVPIGPIEVDVRFQDGEAVRLYEYAVPLLHADGAVRGCVGVFVDISERARAEQAIADSERFMGAVLDALPAQVAVLDRRGCIAAINEPWRRFARTCGVASPERAGIGADYLAVCRQASRAGDTSAAEALRGIAQVLAGELDYFHTEYACATPQRMLWFSMHVVPGADEFGGAIVVHIEVTERRRIEDALMHEREMLQAIIARIPVMVAVQEPERHAVRLNPEFERVLGWGERDAEGVSLLEQCLPDPEHRAAAVGLMRTRRSVWRDLRMRARDGRVVHTSWAGVRLSNRTRVGIGIDITERKRAEMALRESERRFRQIADSAPVLMWMNDATGCIFANRATLQFLGLPATADPRALSWSDYVHPDDRELHAQRYRECVERGGQVELECRLRRHDGAYRWVRTVGVARRSEMEGFQGCIGCTFDIHDVHMAAAALEETDKRKDEFIATLAHELRNPLAPISHSLHLLRRSGADEAAAAPLLDMMERQVRHMVRLVDDLLEISRITRGTFELRPERVELSAVVQSAVETAMPLIERAGHRLHADLPAEPVWLEADPVRLAQILANLLNNAALYTDPGGWIAIEARPDGGFVTITVRDNGAGIAPESLPHLFEMFRRGDRGAGRGKGGLGIGLAIARRLAEMHGATLAALSEGPGRGSEFTLRMPRGRQVFPPAQAVRPGAAAHAPLRVPRVMVVDDNEDAADSLGMVLQVLGVEVAVARGGHEALERFGRFRPDMVLLDIGMPDIDGYEVARSLRSRDDGRAVTLVALTGWGQERDTQLAREAGFDHHLVKPVDINVLQGLIAEAAKPG from the coding sequence GTGCAGGACATCGACGAAGCGAAGCGTTCGCGCGGGACGATCGAAGCGCTCGCGTTGCAGATGCGCGACCGGGTGGACGAACTGGAGACGCTGCTGCAGGCGCTCCCCGTCGGCGTGTTCGTGGCCCGCGATCCGCAATGCACCGAGATCACGATGAACGAGGCGGGGGCCGCGCTGCTCCGCTTGCCACGGGACGGCAACGCGTCCAAGACCGGCGCGGGGGCGGACAGGCTGCCGTTCCGCGTATTCGCCCAGGGCCGGGAACTGGCCGGGAACGAACTTCCGATGCAGCGTGCCGCGCGCGAGGGCGTTCCCATCGGCCCCATCGAGGTGGACGTGCGATTCCAAGATGGCGAGGCCGTGAGACTCTACGAGTATGCCGTGCCGCTGCTGCATGCCGATGGCGCCGTGCGCGGCTGCGTGGGCGTCTTCGTGGATATCTCCGAGCGTGCGCGGGCGGAACAGGCCATCGCCGACAGCGAGCGGTTCATGGGTGCGGTGCTCGATGCGCTGCCTGCACAGGTGGCGGTGCTGGACCGGCGCGGATGCATCGCGGCCATCAACGAACCGTGGCGCCGGTTCGCCCGGACCTGCGGCGTGGCCTCCCCGGAACGCGCCGGCATAGGCGCGGACTATCTGGCCGTGTGCCGGCAAGCCAGCCGCGCGGGCGACACGTCGGCAGCGGAAGCGCTGCGCGGAATCGCGCAGGTGCTGGCCGGAGAACTCGACTACTTCCACACCGAATATGCCTGCGCGACACCACAGCGGATGCTCTGGTTCAGCATGCACGTGGTGCCTGGAGCCGACGAGTTCGGCGGTGCCATCGTCGTCCACATCGAGGTGACCGAACGGCGCCGCATCGAGGACGCGCTGATGCATGAGCGGGAAATGCTCCAGGCCATCATCGCGCGCATTCCCGTCATGGTGGCCGTCCAGGAGCCTGAACGGCACGCCGTGCGCCTCAACCCGGAATTCGAGCGGGTGCTGGGCTGGGGCGAACGGGATGCCGAGGGCGTCTCGCTGCTGGAACAGTGTCTGCCGGACCCCGAACACCGGGCCGCAGCCGTGGGGCTCATGCGGACGCGCCGGTCGGTGTGGCGGGATCTGCGAATGCGGGCGAGGGATGGGCGAGTCGTTCACACCTCCTGGGCCGGCGTGCGGCTGTCCAACCGCACGCGCGTGGGTATCGGCATCGACATCACGGAGCGCAAGCGCGCGGAGATGGCATTGCGCGAAAGCGAACGGCGCTTCCGCCAGATCGCCGACAGCGCACCGGTGCTGATGTGGATGAACGACGCGACCGGTTGCATTTTCGCCAACCGTGCCACCTTGCAGTTCCTGGGACTGCCGGCCACTGCCGACCCGCGCGCGCTTTCCTGGTCCGATTACGTGCATCCGGACGACCGCGAGCTCCACGCGCAACGCTATCGGGAATGCGTCGAACGGGGCGGCCAGGTGGAACTGGAATGCCGGCTGCGCCGGCACGACGGTGCCTACCGCTGGGTGCGGACCGTGGGTGTGGCCCGGCGCAGCGAGATGGAGGGCTTCCAGGGCTGCATCGGATGCACGTTCGACATCCACGACGTGCACATGGCCGCGGCGGCGCTGGAGGAGACGGACAAGCGCAAGGACGAGTTCATCGCGACGCTCGCGCACGAACTGCGCAATCCGCTGGCCCCGATCAGTCACTCGCTGCATCTGCTGCGCCGCTCGGGCGCGGACGAAGCGGCGGCGGCTCCGCTGCTCGACATGATGGAGCGGCAGGTGCGGCACATGGTGCGTCTGGTCGACGATCTGCTCGAGATCTCGCGGATCACGCGCGGTACGTTCGAGCTGCGGCCGGAGCGCGTGGAACTGAGCGCCGTCGTGCAGAGCGCCGTGGAGACGGCGATGCCGCTCATCGAGCGGGCGGGACATCGGCTGCATGCGGATCTTCCCGCGGAACCGGTGTGGCTGGAGGCGGACCCGGTTCGCCTTGCCCAGATTCTCGCCAACCTGCTCAACAACGCCGCCCTGTACACCGACCCGGGCGGGTGGATCGCCATCGAGGCACGGCCTGACGGCGGCTTCGTGACCATCACCGTCCGGGACAACGGCGCAGGCATCGCGCCCGAGTCCCTGCCGCATCTGTTCGAGATGTTCAGGCGCGGCGATCGAGGCGCAGGCCGGGGCAAGGGCGGGTTGGGCATCGGACTCGCCATCGCCCGGAGGCTGGCGGAGATGCACGGGGCGACGCTCGCCGCGCTCAGCGAAGGGCCTGGCAGGGGCAGCGAGTTCACGCTTCGCATGCCCCGCGGACGGCAAGTCTTCCCGCCTGCCCAGGCAGTCCGTCCTGGTGCCGCAGCGCACGCGCCGCTTCGGGTGCCGCGAGTCATGGTGGTCGATGACAACGAGGATGCGGCCGACAGTCTCGGCATGGTGCTGCAGGTCCTGGGGGTCGAGGTGGCGGTCGCACGCGGCGGCCACGAGGCTCTGGAGCGATTCGGCCGATTCAGGCCCGACATGGTGCTGCTGGACATCGGCATGCCCGACATCGACGGCTACGAGGTCGCCCGGTCGCTGCGTTCCCGTGACGACGGCCGGGCGGTGACGCTCGTCGCGCTCACCGGCTGGGGCCAGGAGCGCGATACACAGCTGGCACGGGAAGCGGGCTTCGATCACCATCTGGTGAAACCGGTGGACATCAACGTGCTGCAGGGGCTGATCGCGGAGGCCGCGAAGCCCGGCTGA